One window from the genome of Candidatus Methanomethylicota archaeon encodes:
- a CDS encoding exosome complex protein Rrp4 — protein MGEKTRSRSIVFPGDLVAEGSFKAGAYTYTEGNKIFSSVFGLCEIRNKVVNIIPLQGFYIPRVGDSVIGVIIDNSPTSWQVDINSPYIAVLQFSDALSKPIDVAREDIRKYLKSGDVIFAEVIAFDKLRNPLLSIKGRGLGKLEHGTLITFSPVKVPRLIGRRGSMINMIKKELNCKIIMGRNGRIWVSSTDPQVVNLVRKIISLVEEESHLPGLTDKVKSLIVKEREKIGG, from the coding sequence GTGGGTGAAAAAACTAGATCCAGAAGTATAGTTTTCCCCGGAGATCTTGTTGCTGAGGGGTCTTTTAAGGCGGGCGCATATACGTATACTGAAGGTAATAAGATTTTCTCATCAGTTTTTGGGCTCTGTGAAATTAGAAACAAAGTTGTGAACATAATTCCATTACAGGGATTCTACATTCCAAGGGTTGGGGATTCTGTTATAGGAGTTATAATTGATAATTCGCCTACAAGTTGGCAAGTGGATATAAACTCCCCATATATTGCAGTTCTACAATTTTCCGATGCGCTATCTAAACCTATTGACGTTGCAAGAGAAGATATTAGAAAATACCTTAAGTCTGGTGACGTTATATTTGCTGAGGTTATAGCATTTGATAAACTTAGGAATCCTTTGTTATCAATAAAGGGGAGAGGTCTTGGTAAATTGGAGCATGGTACACTTATAACATTTTCACCTGTTAAGGTGCCTAGACTTATTGGTAGGCGTGGGTCTATGATAAATATGATTAAGAAAGAGCTTAATTGTAAGATTATAATGGGTAGGAATGGTAGGATTTGGGTGTCCTCCACAGATCCTCAAGTAGTTAATTTAGTGCGAAAGATAATTTCTCTTGTGGAAGAAGAATCGCATTTACCTGGTCTTACAGATAAAGTCAAGTCTTTGATTGTTAAAGAGCGTGAGAAAATTGGTGGATGA
- a CDS encoding ribosome assembly factor SBDS — MSSKKDYVVARYISKGERFEILVNPNLAWAFKQGENVDLNEILVGEIIYKDANKGLKASEESLIKVFGTTDIYKIAPIILKNGTLQLTAEQRKEMIENKKKQIINFISRCCVDPRTNLPHPPKRIELAMEEVGVQIDPFKDAEEQSLSVIKSLRNVLPLKIANVTLNVKVGAEYAGKAYGVLSSFGVIKRSEWQSDGSLICEIEMPAGLQPSFIEKMNKLCKGNVEINVVR, encoded by the coding sequence ATGAGTTCAAAAAAGGATTATGTAGTGGCTAGATATATTTCTAAAGGTGAACGGTTCGAAATACTTGTGAATCCAAATTTGGCATGGGCCTTTAAACAGGGAGAAAATGTTGATTTAAATGAGATCTTGGTTGGTGAGATAATATATAAAGATGCAAATAAGGGTTTGAAGGCTTCTGAAGAAAGTTTAATTAAAGTTTTTGGTACCACTGACATATATAAAATTGCGCCAATTATTTTAAAGAATGGTACACTGCAGTTAACTGCTGAGCAGAGGAAGGAAATGATAGAAAACAAGAAGAAGCAAATCATAAATTTCATATCTAGGTGTTGCGTTGACCCTAGAACCAATCTACCTCATCCGCCTAAGAGGATAGAATTAGCTATGGAGGAAGTTGGGGTGCAAATAGATCCATTTAAGGATGCGGAGGAACAGAGCTTAAGTGTCATTAAAAGTTTGAGAAATGTTCTACCACTGAAGATCGCTAATGTTACATTGAATGTTAAGGTAGGTGCTGAATATGCTGGTAAAGCTTATGGTGTTCTTTCAAGTTTTGGTGTAATAAAACGTTCTGAGTGGCAGTCTGATGGCTCTTTAATTTGTGAAATTGAAATGCCTGCTGGACTTCAACCATCATTTATAGAAAAAATGAATAAACTCTGTAAGGGGAATGTGGAGATAAATGTGGTCCGTTAG
- the psmA gene encoding archaeal proteasome endopeptidase complex subunit alpha yields MFTPPGMGYDRAITVFSPDGRLFQVEYAMEAVRRGFTALGIRCVEGVVLVAERRKILPLIDYSSLEKIFKIDEHIGITYAGFPFDARILIDYARQEAQINRILYDEPIDVEVLTKRISDVMQLYTQRGGVRPFGVAFLVAGVDDNGPRLLMTEPSGAYALYFARAIGSGSQQVTEFLEKNYKFEISLNEALKMAVAAIKPVVEGPIDPDKIEIGVVSVKDRIFRKLSREEVASLISGI; encoded by the coding sequence TTGTTCACACCACCTGGAATGGGTTATGATAGGGCGATAACTGTTTTTTCACCTGATGGGAGATTGTTTCAAGTTGAATATGCTATGGAAGCTGTTAGGCGTGGGTTTACTGCATTAGGTATTAGATGTGTTGAGGGTGTTGTCCTAGTTGCTGAGAGGAGGAAGATCCTACCATTAATAGACTACTCCTCCCTTGAGAAAATATTCAAGATTGATGAACATATTGGTATAACCTATGCAGGCTTCCCCTTTGATGCTAGAATACTAATAGACTATGCACGTCAAGAAGCTCAGATAAATAGAATTTTATACGATGAACCTATAGACGTTGAAGTTTTAACTAAGAGGATTAGCGACGTGATGCAACTATATACTCAACGTGGCGGTGTAAGACCTTTTGGAGTAGCTTTCCTGGTGGCTGGAGTTGATGATAATGGTCCAAGATTATTAATGACGGAACCTAGTGGAGCATATGCACTATATTTTGCTAGGGCAATAGGGTCCGGCAGTCAACAAGTCACTGAATTCCTTGAAAAGAATTATAAATTTGAAATATCTTTAAATGAAGCCCTTAAAATGGCAGTTGCAGCAATAAAGCCGGTGGTTGAAGGTCCAATAGATCCAGATAAAATTGAAATAGGTGTTGTCTCAGTAAAGGATCGAATATTTAGGAAGCTATCTAGGGAGGAAGTGGCTTCATTAATTAGTGGAATTTAA
- a CDS encoding Rpp14/Pop5 family protein, which translates to MKVVKLRRNRYLIFRIIRKSGRSIAFSDVLNAIFSSLSSLFGEVGSSKISFSLMKYCPELGIGILRCDHLSVSKVRAALALIKSISGDDVIFSVIKISGTFKKAEKILNNLSKQLITGV; encoded by the coding sequence ATGAAAGTGGTGAAATTGAGAAGAAATAGGTATTTAATTTTTAGGATTATACGTAAAAGTGGGCGATCAATAGCTTTTTCAGATGTCTTAAATGCAATATTTTCTTCGCTTTCCTCATTATTTGGGGAGGTGGGTTCCAGTAAAATAAGCTTTAGTTTAATGAAATATTGTCCTGAGCTTGGAATTGGGATTTTACGTTGTGATCATTTAAGTGTTTCAAAAGTTAGAGCTGCTTTAGCTCTTATAAAAAGTATATCCGGTGATGACGTCATTTTCAGTGTGATAAAGATTTCTGGAACGTTTAAGAAGGCTGAGAAAATCCTTAATAATCTGTCTAAACAATTGATTACTGGGGTATGA
- a CDS encoding exosome protein: MHVIMSTKGIPVIEISMNAFCHATEDLNKVKTAMMNLIPESIRSGVIFSEDILEGYYGNVIVNVKLHFSDKIAVKEIIEYFCKNISDNDKRLLYRTLDYRLDESCVLHIRFDKGAAYNGVLRLNDGSEVIKVTLKFNVKKRLVRDACIEIGLISGE; the protein is encoded by the coding sequence TTGCATGTAATTATGTCAACTAAGGGTATTCCAGTAATTGAAATTTCAATGAACGCTTTTTGTCATGCTACCGAAGACTTAAATAAAGTTAAAACTGCAATGATGAATCTCATTCCTGAATCCATAAGATCTGGAGTAATATTTTCCGAGGACATTTTGGAGGGGTATTATGGTAATGTTATTGTTAATGTAAAATTACACTTTTCTGATAAGATTGCTGTGAAGGAGATAATCGAATATTTCTGTAAGAACATCAGTGATAACGATAAAAGACTACTTTATAGAACCCTTGATTATAGGTTGGATGAATCTTGTGTTCTGCATATAAGGTTTGATAAAGGTGCTGCATATAATGGTGTATTACGGTTAAATGATGGTAGTGAGGTGATAAAGGTGACTTTGAAATTCAATGTTAAAAAGAGACTTGTAAGAGATGCATGTATTGAAATTGGTTTAATTTCAGGTGAATGA
- a CDS encoding 50S ribosomal protein L15e codes for MYRHISLLWKDIKRGKFPELVRERLIQWRKGPSVVRIEKPTRLDRARALGYKAKQGFVVVRVRVRRGSMSKIRPDSGRRPKRMGVHGHTVKKSLQWIAEEKAARKYPNLEVLASYWVGEDGRYKWFEVILVDPHHPSIMNDPDINWICNPSQRRRVFRGLTPAGRRSRGLYVKGSRAVKNRPSRSSASKS; via the coding sequence ATGTATAGGCATATTTCGCTGCTGTGGAAAGATATTAAGAGGGGGAAATTCCCAGAGCTCGTCAGGGAGAGACTTATACAGTGGCGTAAAGGGCCTTCTGTTGTTAGAATCGAAAAACCAACAAGACTGGATAGGGCTAGGGCGCTCGGATATAAAGCTAAACAGGGGTTTGTGGTTGTTAGAGTTAGGGTGAGACGTGGAAGTATGAGCAAAATTAGACCTGATAGTGGAAGGCGCCCGAAAAGGATGGGTGTTCATGGACATACTGTCAAGAAGAGTTTGCAGTGGATTGCAGAGGAGAAGGCTGCTAGGAAATACCCGAATTTAGAGGTGCTTGCAAGTTATTGGGTTGGAGAGGATGGTAGATATAAATGGTTTGAAGTTATACTCGTTGATCCTCATCATCCCAGCATTATGAATGATCCAGATATTAACTGGATTTGTAATCCAAGTCAGCGTAGAAGAGTTTTTAGAGGTTTGACTCCTGCTGGTAGAAGGTCTAGAGGACTGTATGTTAAAGGTTCTAGGGCTGTGAAAAATAGGCCGAGCAGGTCTTCTGCATCCAAAAGTTAA
- a CDS encoding D-2-hydroxyacid dehydrogenase yields the protein MKILVADEISSEGIDALKKAGFELDLRFDITYDELKKIIPNYEGLIVRSRTKVDSEIIKAGVNLRFIGRAGVGLDNIDVKAAESRGITVLNTPEIAATSVSELVFGMLLSLVRKISVCDRLMKMGEWPKKFAMGFELKDKTIGIIGIGRIGKEVAKKAKAFGMRVIYYDIIRLDPSVERELGVEYFELDDLLKNSDIVTLHVPLTPQTKYLINEDKFKLMKKGAIIINTSRGAVIDNKALLKYLKNGHLYGACLDVFENEPPKESWEKELISLENVVVTPHIGSMTVEAQRMASILLANKIIEAFGEKSL from the coding sequence TTGAAGATATTGGTTGCAGATGAAATTTCCAGTGAAGGCATCGATGCTCTTAAGAAGGCTGGATTTGAGCTTGATTTGAGGTTTGATATAACATATGATGAATTGAAGAAGATAATACCCAATTATGAAGGGCTAATCGTACGTAGTAGGACGAAAGTTGATAGTGAGATTATAAAGGCAGGCGTTAATTTACGCTTTATAGGCCGTGCTGGGGTAGGTTTAGATAATATTGATGTGAAAGCAGCTGAATCTAGGGGGATAACAGTCTTAAATACCCCTGAAATAGCTGCAACTTCAGTTTCAGAATTGGTTTTTGGGATGCTGTTATCATTGGTTAGGAAAATATCAGTGTGCGATAGACTTATGAAGATGGGTGAATGGCCTAAAAAATTTGCAATGGGGTTTGAATTGAAGGATAAAACCATTGGGATAATTGGTATTGGTAGAATTGGCAAAGAAGTTGCGAAGAAGGCTAAAGCATTTGGAATGAGGGTCATATATTATGATATAATTAGACTCGATCCTTCCGTTGAGAGGGAGTTAGGTGTTGAATATTTTGAGCTTGATGATTTATTGAAAAATTCAGATATAGTAACTTTGCATGTACCCTTAACCCCCCAAACCAAATACTTAATAAATGAGGATAAGTTTAAGCTTATGAAGAAGGGAGCGATAATCATCAATACGTCAAGAGGGGCTGTGATCGATAATAAAGCTTTGCTAAAGTATCTGAAGAATGGTCATCTTTACGGTGCTTGTTTAGATGTATTTGAAAATGAGCCTCCAAAGGAATCTTGGGAAAAGGAATTGATATCGCTTGAAAATGTTGTTGTAACTCCCCACATAGGTTCAATGACCGTTGAAGCTCAAAGGATGGCATCGATTTTGCTTGCAAATAAAATAATTGAAGCTTTTGGGGAGAAAAGTTTATAA
- a CDS encoding FAD-dependent oxidoreductase, which yields MKRIAIVGFGTAGLRAALSAKSQDSSVSVTVVSEEPYLTYSRCGLPFVIGGQIESFEKLIVTSRNMLLRLGVELMLGFRAVDAIGDTLYVEKIDGGESKQIKFDSLIVATGSRAYLPPIRNLNINNVFTLRGIDDGIKIVNALEKVRNFVVVGAGAIGLECAEAFLRRGIKVHVVELMPKVLPSILDDDMASILHENIVKHNVTLKLSGRVSEILGSNTVEGVVVDDEVIDCDAVLVSTGVKANVDFAKKIGLEIGSYAIKTNEFQETSKAGVYSAGDCAETKHLITLKPFAPYLGTVAYRQGNVAGANAAGGSMRFNGALGSMVLKIFDYEVGATGLNVEQAEREGMKVIVGKAKWYTKAEYYPSHGDLTVKVVFDANNGRLIGGQIIGVSDVAQRINLLSALISMGATVDNIVNLDTCYSPPVADVIEPVIRASEIALKKFRR from the coding sequence TTGAAGAGGATTGCGATTGTTGGTTTTGGTACGGCTGGTCTTAGGGCTGCATTATCAGCTAAATCTCAAGATTCAAGTGTATCTGTAACCGTGGTTTCTGAAGAGCCATATTTGACGTATTCACGTTGTGGTCTACCTTTTGTTATTGGTGGTCAAATTGAGAGTTTTGAAAAGCTGATAGTTACTTCTAGGAATATGCTCCTCAGATTAGGTGTAGAGCTCATGTTAGGCTTTAGAGCCGTTGATGCTATAGGTGATACTTTATATGTTGAAAAGATTGATGGTGGGGAGAGTAAACAAATAAAATTTGATTCATTGATAGTTGCAACTGGTTCACGGGCATATCTTCCTCCAATAAGAAACTTAAATATAAATAATGTCTTTACATTAAGGGGCATTGATGATGGTATTAAAATTGTTAATGCACTTGAGAAGGTTAGAAATTTTGTGGTTGTGGGTGCTGGTGCCATTGGTCTGGAATGTGCTGAGGCCTTTTTGAGGAGAGGTATCAAAGTCCATGTGGTTGAACTCATGCCAAAAGTTTTACCTAGCATTTTAGATGATGATATGGCTTCAATTCTTCATGAAAATATAGTTAAACATAATGTTACTTTGAAGTTGAGTGGAAGGGTTAGTGAAATTCTAGGTTCTAATACTGTTGAGGGTGTCGTCGTTGATGATGAGGTCATTGATTGTGATGCTGTACTTGTTTCCACTGGGGTTAAGGCCAACGTGGATTTTGCTAAGAAGATTGGTTTAGAGATAGGTTCTTACGCTATTAAGACTAATGAATTTCAGGAAACATCTAAAGCCGGTGTGTATTCCGCTGGGGATTGCGCTGAGACAAAACACTTGATAACATTAAAACCCTTTGCGCCATATCTTGGTACAGTAGCTTATAGGCAGGGAAATGTTGCTGGGGCTAATGCTGCTGGTGGTTCTATGAGATTTAATGGAGCCTTAGGTTCAATGGTGCTGAAGATTTTTGATTATGAAGTTGGTGCCACCGGATTGAATGTCGAGCAAGCTGAAAGGGAGGGGATGAAAGTTATTGTGGGTAAAGCTAAATGGTATACTAAAGCGGAATATTATCCTTCACATGGCGATTTAACCGTTAAAGTTGTTTTCGACGCTAATAATGGTAGATTGATTGGAGGTCAGATCATTGGTGTTAGCGATGTGGCTCAAAGGATCAACTTATTGTCAGCTTTAATTTCCATGGGAGCAACTGTTGATAACATCGTTAACTTGGACACATGTTATAGTCCGCCCGTTGCTGACGTTATTGAGCCTGTGATCAGGGCTTCCGAAATAGCTTTAAAGAAGTTTAGAAGATAA
- a CDS encoding redox-regulated ATPase YchF: MLCGIVGKPNTGKSTFFAAATLVPVKIAPYPFTTIEPNIGIAYVRTKCVCKEFNVKDNPKNSLCINGNRFIPIQMMDVAGLVPDAWKGRGLGNRFLDELRKASVLIHVVDASGGTDEEGRIVPPGTHDPCRDVEFLEREIVMWIKQILTSDWQRIIKRREDSIEDILAERLSGLQISRRDVEKTLEKVDLTRKKLGSWSDEDITKFCYEIRRVNKPIIIAANKIDVPAAEDGFRKLKERYGDSNIIIPCSAEAELVLRRAAEKGFIRYLPGDEKFEIIDESKMTSEQRKALKIIEEKVLVKWKGTGVQETINAAIFNVLKMIVVYPVEDVNKLSDHHGNVLPDALLIKEGSTAKELAYMIHQELGDTFLYAIDVRTKHKIGENTLLKMNDIIKIVATKARK; encoded by the coding sequence ATACTCTGCGGGATAGTAGGGAAACCGAACACAGGTAAATCAACATTCTTTGCAGCAGCAACATTAGTACCAGTGAAAATAGCCCCATACCCATTCACAACAATAGAGCCAAATATTGGAATAGCATATGTAAGGACAAAGTGCGTATGCAAAGAGTTCAATGTGAAAGATAACCCAAAAAACTCCCTATGCATAAATGGAAACAGATTCATACCAATACAAATGATGGACGTTGCAGGCTTAGTTCCAGATGCATGGAAAGGTAGAGGGTTAGGAAATAGGTTTCTAGACGAATTAAGGAAAGCATCAGTATTAATACACGTGGTAGATGCATCAGGAGGAACAGATGAGGAAGGGAGGATTGTGCCTCCAGGAACGCATGATCCATGTAGAGATGTAGAATTCCTAGAGAGAGAAATAGTGATGTGGATAAAGCAAATACTAACTTCAGATTGGCAAAGAATTATAAAGAGGAGGGAGGATAGCATAGAAGATATTCTAGCGGAGAGGCTAAGCGGTCTTCAAATAAGCAGGAGAGACGTTGAAAAGACTTTAGAAAAGGTTGATTTAACCAGAAAGAAACTTGGTTCATGGAGCGATGAAGACATAACTAAATTCTGTTATGAAATAAGGAGAGTGAATAAGCCAATCATAATAGCAGCAAATAAAATAGACGTCCCAGCGGCAGAAGATGGATTTAGAAAATTGAAGGAAAGATATGGAGATAGTAACATTATAATTCCATGTAGTGCCGAGGCAGAGCTTGTGCTCAGAAGAGCTGCTGAAAAAGGATTTATTAGATATCTACCAGGAGATGAAAAATTCGAAATAATAGATGAAAGTAAAATGACCTCAGAGCAAAGGAAAGCGCTAAAAATAATTGAGGAAAAAGTTTTAGTTAAATGGAAAGGTACAGGTGTTCAAGAAACAATAAATGCAGCTATATTCAATGTATTAAAAATGATAGTAGTATATCCAGTAGAAGATGTGAATAAACTGTCAGATCACCATGGAAACGTATTGCCTGATGCCCTACTTATTAAAGAAGGGTCTACTGCAAAAGAACTTGCATACATGATACATCAAGAGCTTGGAGACACATTCCTTTACGCCATAGATGTAAGAACAAAACATAAAATTGGGGAGAATACACTATTGAAAATGAATGACATAATAAAAATAGTTGCTACAAAAGCTAGAAAGTGA
- a CDS encoding DUF2095 domain-containing protein — MAMDWETFKKNFPNLAREIEGNICSMKLGFENSPKSGRHYVPKFRGYNPNVIDFIRRCDTELQALEIVDYLEKRNELPHEEAERIRVLLKEKGVRFFGSKKESGWYFKEDPHFSRR; from the coding sequence ATGGCTATGGATTGGGAAACTTTTAAAAAGAATTTCCCAAATTTGGCTAGGGAAATTGAGGGAAATATATGTTCCATGAAATTAGGATTTGAAAATTCTCCTAAAAGTGGAAGACATTATGTGCCGAAGTTTAGGGGCTACAATCCCAATGTAATCGATTTCATTAGAAGATGTGATACTGAGTTGCAAGCTCTTGAGATAGTGGATTATTTAGAGAAGCGTAATGAGTTGCCCCATGAGGAGGCTGAGAGAATTAGAGTTTTATTGAAGGAAAAGGGGGTTCGCTTTTTCGGATCCAAGAAGGAGTCAGGTTGGTATTTTAAGGAAGACCCTCACTTTTCAAGGAGATAA
- a CDS encoding radical SAM protein, whose product MNLVEYNVVKKDWRNIPIKFALFYPNVYRVGMSCLAIHLLYELMNSRNDVLCERFFFDPNLPLASIESKRYLKSFNIVGFSLQYELDYVNFIKALLESGIPPLSKDRGEGDPIICLGGPAITSNPEPLASFADIIFIGEVEDTLNKFLDVVIEYEGRGRIELLENVSKIPGIYVPSLNNRVRRVWVEDLDNAHHALKQIIPACSSNSPFHPVLGKSFLLEVSRGCGFGCRFCLEGYNYLPMRFRSFENILSIVNEGLKFTPTNNLIIIGSAAFVHPHFKDILEYLYKCGFKFSIPSLRLDFVDEDILKLLKLGGQRTPVFAPETASQRLLKIINKRFDEGILFDVAKLVRSVGFNNIKLYFMIGLPGESIEDVELIIDSLRKIADSGFNYPKSVRVSFSFFVPKPNTPFQWFGMDSKQSLKRKVKLIKDALHGDRRFDIRFPNLRESIIQAFISRSGSNIAPILLFVAKNGGSLSSWHAAEKSFKFSLEDMVVSQLDFKYNFPWDGIDIGYDKMLLMNEYGKALSLIK is encoded by the coding sequence ATGAATCTAGTAGAGTATAATGTAGTTAAAAAGGATTGGAGAAATATTCCAATAAAATTTGCTCTATTTTATCCAAACGTATATAGAGTTGGCATGTCATGCTTAGCAATTCACCTATTATATGAGCTTATGAATTCCCGTAATGATGTGTTATGTGAAAGATTCTTCTTTGATCCAAATCTGCCTTTAGCATCCATTGAATCGAAACGATATTTGAAATCATTTAACATCGTCGGTTTCTCATTACAATATGAATTAGATTATGTGAATTTTATAAAAGCATTATTGGAATCCGGTATACCTCCACTATCAAAGGATCGTGGTGAAGGTGACCCTATAATATGCCTAGGGGGTCCTGCCATTACGTCGAATCCTGAACCTTTAGCTAGTTTTGCGGATATTATATTTATAGGTGAGGTTGAAGACACTTTAAATAAATTCTTAGATGTTGTTATTGAGTATGAAGGTAGGGGGAGAATTGAGCTACTTGAAAATGTATCCAAGATTCCAGGAATATATGTGCCATCATTGAATAATAGAGTTAGACGGGTTTGGGTTGAAGATTTAGATAATGCCCATCATGCATTGAAACAGATAATTCCAGCATGTTCATCTAACAGCCCATTTCACCCTGTTTTAGGGAAATCATTTTTGCTTGAAGTTTCCCGAGGCTGCGGGTTTGGTTGTAGATTCTGTCTTGAGGGTTACAATTATCTTCCCATGAGATTTAGATCTTTTGAAAATATACTTTCAATAGTGAATGAGGGGTTAAAATTTACACCAACAAATAATCTAATAATAATTGGTTCAGCAGCATTTGTTCATCCTCATTTCAAGGATATTTTAGAGTATCTATATAAGTGTGGGTTTAAATTCTCCATTCCATCTTTACGATTAGATTTTGTGGATGAAGATATTCTTAAACTCTTAAAGCTTGGTGGACAGAGAACGCCCGTATTTGCTCCTGAAACGGCTTCTCAGAGGTTGCTCAAAATAATTAATAAGAGATTTGATGAGGGGATATTATTTGATGTGGCTAAGCTTGTTAGAAGCGTAGGATTCAACAATATTAAGTTATACTTTATGATTGGATTGCCTGGTGAAAGCATTGAAGATGTAGAGTTGATTATTGATTCTCTACGTAAAATCGCGGATTCCGGTTTCAATTATCCAAAGAGTGTACGTGTATCCTTTTCATTTTTTGTACCTAAACCAAATACTCCATTTCAATGGTTTGGAATGGATTCTAAACAATCGCTAAAAAGGAAGGTTAAATTGATTAAGGATGCTTTGCATGGAGATAGACGTTTTGATATAAGATTTCCAAATTTAAGAGAGAGTATCATACAAGCATTTATTTCACGTTCAGGATCCAATATTGCTCCTATACTTCTCTTTGTTGCTAAAAATGGTGGTTCCCTCTCTTCTTGGCATGCTGCTGAAAAATCCTTTAAGTTCTCCCTCGAGGATATGGTTGTAAGTCAATTGGATTTCAAATACAATTTCCCATGGGATGGCATTGATATTGGGTATGATAAGATGCTGTTGATGAATGAGTATGGTAAAGCATTATCACTCATCAAGTAA
- a CDS encoding 30S ribosomal protein S3ae, which produces MASRVRDKWRMKKAYKVLASTAFGSSEIGVTLADDESKLYNRVVETSLSDLIGDFSFLHIKLYFQIVEVSDSTCKTIFKGHELSRDYIRSLIRRGTTLVDGIFNVTTKDGYTLRVTVVAITRHRAKTSQAKLIRKISREILTSKAAELNFDEFVQQMVLGKIASDIYNSAKKIYPLKKVEVSKSKLISKPVAEQAELAAPQSSMQQKS; this is translated from the coding sequence TTGGCTTCGAGAGTTCGTGATAAATGGCGTATGAAGAAAGCCTACAAAGTACTTGCCTCTACAGCTTTTGGGTCAAGTGAGATTGGTGTGACATTAGCTGATGATGAATCAAAATTGTATAATAGGGTTGTTGAAACTTCTTTGAGCGACTTGATTGGAGACTTCTCATTTCTCCATATAAAGTTGTATTTTCAAATAGTTGAAGTGTCTGATTCCACGTGTAAAACCATATTTAAAGGTCATGAACTTTCACGGGATTATATTCGTAGCTTAATACGTAGAGGAACAACTTTGGTGGATGGAATTTTTAATGTCACAACGAAGGATGGTTACACTTTAAGGGTTACCGTTGTAGCAATAACTAGGCATAGAGCAAAAACTTCTCAAGCTAAGCTCATCAGGAAAATCAGTAGGGAGATATTGACGTCGAAAGCTGCTGAGCTGAACTTTGACGAATTTGTTCAACAAATGGTTTTAGGGAAAATAGCATCAGACATATATAATTCTGCAAAGAAGATTTATCCTCTAAAAAAGGTTGAAGTAAGTAAAAGTAAGTTGATTTCTAAACCTGTTGCGGAGCAAGCTGAATTGGCAGCGCCACAATCTTCAATGCAACAAAAATCTTAG